GATGTAGTAAGTCATGTTAGTAACGGTCTGGCTATCGCTCACACCGAAGAATGACCGGGGCCAGAGGGTAATTTCATAGCGGCCGCTACCTACCCCTTTCATCAGTGTTCTGGAAGTCTGTTCACAGATTGTGATGGTTTGCCCATCACTGGTCGTACCTGTTGCACAGAGGTATACTTCGTCACTACCAGAAAGTTCCGTCTCAATTACATTGGAGTCGAATGTAATGGTAACGAGATCGTTGTCCAGCGACTTTGGTGGAGAGACAGTGGTGAGTTGTGGATTACAGAAGTCAACCAGGTCGCCGCTGCCACCAGTCACCGTAAAGCAATCGCCTATGTACTGGTTGTAATATTCTGCGGTGGGACCATAGCCTTCATCGAAGTAGGTATCGGAGGTAAAACCGTTGGTCGTATTTGCTACTACATAGGCCAGTTTTACAACCGTAGGATTATCATCTGCGCCTACTTTCAGGTTGATATAAATAGAGCCGGTGATCTTATCGCCATTTGCATAGGTAAATGGATTATCACTTTGCATAACGACCCATTCCATATCATCAATGAGGTTCCCGGCAATGCCGAAGGTAGCTCTCATATAATCAGGCCAGTTCTTGCCATCTCCGTGAGCAGCAAGGGTGGTGAGTGGAACCATGGTAAAGGAGCCATCGCCCTTGCTGCTCTTGTAGGTCGCCGTCATGTTCTGCGTACCTTTCCAGCCTTTGGGCATCAGTACGCCGAGAATGAGGCGATCACTACCACCGGAGTTGCAGGATTCATCAATGTCCAGTTGGATGGGAACAACATCACCTACCTTGGCGGACGCAGGGATGGTAACTTTAGAGATCTTTATATGACAGAAGCTGAACACGATGCCGATAAGGAGTAATGCGGACAGCATCCAGATCTTACGTCCTCTAATATTTAAACGTGGAAGCATAAAATTATCAGTTATCTTTTTCCAGTGTATAGATATATGCGTTCAGTTCACAGCCCGGCACGAAGGTGAGGTTCAGTTGCCGCACACCCGCCGTGGTGATGTAATTGAAGGGAGTAGCAACAGCAGATCCTCCTTGTGGAGTGAACGTGATCCTGAAAGGATATGCAGGATCATCCAGTGCATAGGTGCCATTTGCATTCACGAGGAAAGGCACCCTGTTTACGATGGTATAATTGCCAGCGGAATCAAATTTCACCCTGAACTGTGTGAAGTCAAAAGCGTTGGTGATGTCAGTTCCATTCCTTGTAGCCTTCAGGATCTTCCAGCTACCGGAAATATTTTTAGGTGCTTCGCCTACCGGGGAGATCTCTTCTATCTTGCAGGAAAAGAGCAGCAGGCAAAGGAGTGATGGAATTATATAGCGATTCATAACATGCAATGATTAAAGATTAGTACCCGGGATTTTGGACCAATTCAGAAGATTTACCAGTTTCAGATAAAGGGAATGGCCACAGGTACATGGCTGCGCGGAAGTTATGTTTGGTCACATTGAACGGTTTGTAACTCACAGTTCCGTTATTCCTGTCTACTTCCATCCCTGCAGATTGAATATTTTCCGTTTGCGGGGCAATCTTCCATCTTCTTACATCCCAGAAGCGATGTCCTTCATATGCCAGTTCTATACGTCTTTCATTTTGAATATAGGTTCT
This Chitinophaga sancti DNA region includes the following protein-coding sequences:
- a CDS encoding DUF4961 domain-containing protein, which encodes MLPRLNIRGRKIWMLSALLLIGIVFSFCHIKISKVTIPASAKVGDVVPIQLDIDESCNSGGSDRLILGVLMPKGWKGTQNMTATYKSSKGDGSFTMVPLTTLAAHGDGKNWPDYMRATFGIAGNLIDDMEWVVMQSDNPFTYANGDKITGSIYINLKVGADDNPTVVKLAYVVANTTNGFTSDTYFDEGYGPTAEYYNQYIGDCFTVTGGSGDLVDFCNPQLTTVSPPKSLDNDLVTITFDSNVIETELSGSDEVYLCATGTTSDGQTITICEQTSRTLMKGVGSGRYEITLWPRSFFGVSDSQTVTNMTYYITDKTGTKQVGYGNTTAPFTYKFKCG
- a CDS encoding DUF5004 domain-containing protein — its product is MNRYIIPSLLCLLLFSCKIEEISPVGEAPKNISGSWKILKATRNGTDITNAFDFTQFRVKFDSAGNYTIVNRVPFLVNANGTYALDDPAYPFRITFTPQGGSAVATPFNYITTAGVRQLNLTFVPGCELNAYIYTLEKDN